The Magnetococcales bacterium genomic sequence GGCGGCGTTTGCTGCCCTTTGGGTGAAGCCATGGGACGATTTTTGTTCGGTGTGATCGTGCTGTTCGGGGCCACTTTTACAGCCTGGTATCAGTGGGGTGGGGAGTGGCGGGGGTTTGAAATGCTGGGGGTTTCAGACCGGTTGGTCAAGCTGGAGACCGGGCGGGAATCCCTGCGTGCCAATTTAAACCGGGTGGCTAAGTTGCCGGTTAAGTTGGTGGAGTTGGAGGGCCGGGTTGGGGCGCTGGAGGGCAGGACCAACGAGGCGTTGACGGCGCGGATTGCTTCTCTGGAGGCGATGCTGCCCCGACTGGTGGAGTTGGAAGAGCGTATAACTCAGGTTAAGCCCAGTGGGGTGCGGGTGGAGAGCGGCACCATGAAGGTCAAGCGGGAGGATGCCCAGTGGAAGCTGGAGGATCTTTTTTCCCGTCGCCGGGTGTTCAACAAGCGAGTGATTTTTACAGAGCCCTTTCCCGAGGCTCCCAAGGTGATTTTAGGGGTTACTCAGCTGGATATGGGTAAGCAGATCGATCAGTTCCATGTTTTAGCAGCGGATATTTCCGTCACCGGTTTTTCCATCCGTTTTCAGACCCAATCCGATACCCGCATCAAAGCCGCCACCGTGGACTGGCTGGCCCACGGCAGTCAAAGCAGCGCCAATAAATAAAACTGGTTTTTTTGTCCTGTTTTCCAAATGAGGGGTATGGCACTCTGTGTTACAATTAAAGATGTTTCAGAGCGGCTGCTTCCTCCGTTTCAGGAGATATCTCCATGCAAGGCCCTCCCCCTTCCGGCCAATTCATGGGCAAGTGGTCTGGCGAATATCCTGCCTCCTTTAGTTGGCATCCCCTGATTGACCATTGTGCCGATGTCGCGGCCTGCTTCGAATCCCTGCTCAAAATTCCCCTGATTCGCAAACGCCTGGCTCGATCCTGTGGCAAGGGGGATCTCACTCCCAGGCAGATCGCCCGGCTTTCGGAGCTGGCGGCTTGGCACGACCTGGGGAAAATTAACCGAGGTTTTCAGGAGCACCACAAGGGAGAGATGGCTCAACGCCGTGGGGGGCATGTGGGGGAGGCGGGATATCTGATCGAAAAATGTTTTCTGCGAAAGGATATGGGGTCCACCTCAATCATTCCAATGGTTTGGATAGAGTATGAATAATTCAATCGATTGGTATCAATCGTGCAAACTGAACTGACGGGTTGGTCATTTTTTGATCTGAAACACTCTATCGTGGGAGATGCCGTATGTCCGTTGAAGGAATTTTACAGGAGTTGACCCCCATTTTTCAGGAGGTGTTTGATGACGGTCAACTGGTGGTTACCGAAACGCTGAGTGCCAATGAAATCCCTCAGTGGGATAGCTTGAGTTACGTTCAACTTCTGGTGACCATTGAACAGCGGCTACAAGTCAAATTCAATGCCTCCGAAGTGGGAGAATTGAAGGATGTATCGGACTTGGTGCGGGCTATCGTTGCCAAACGTTCCGGGTAGCAGGGGGGTGATCAGACCGAAAGGATGAATCACTTGATAAAATAATGAGGCTCTGCCATGGATGAGTTTCGTTCGTTCTCTGGGTTGGTTTCTTCCAGGCAAGCGCCATGAAGCTCCAGTCGGCTGAGCTGTTCCAATAAACAGACGCACTGGCTTGTCGATTTTCAGTTTTGATGCGGGCAGCCAGGTTTTGCTGGACGACTCGTCTCATCACGATACGATCACCGATGATTGTGAGGTGCCTGCCTGTTTGATCGGGCTGGAAATCGATGCTGAATGCTCCCCTGTCTTGGGTTTTCCCAGGGAAACGGTAAAGGCTGGATGAGCCCAACGCCCTTATCAGAATTCTGATAGACCCACGCCCCAACGACAATAACCCATTGTAAACCCCAATGCTTCCCCACTCAATGGCGGAATAGATCTCTTATCGCCTTTTCTGTTTGTAACGATAGGTCAAAAACTCACCCTGTTGTAGGAAAATGTTATGTTGGTATCTGTTGTTGAATATGAATAGCAGGGGTTTGGCTCGATCCTGAAGCGTGTTTATTGTGAGTTGTTTTTACTGATG encodes the following:
- a CDS encoding CRISPR-associated endonuclease Cas3'' is translated as MGKWSGEYPASFSWHPLIDHCADVAACFESLLKIPLIRKRLARSCGKGDLTPRQIARLSELAAWHDLGKINRGFQEHHKGEMAQRRGGHVGEAGYLIEKCFLRKDMGSTSIIPMVWIEYE
- a CDS encoding acyl carrier protein produces the protein MSVEGILQELTPIFQEVFDDGQLVVTETLSANEIPQWDSLSYVQLLVTIEQRLQVKFNASEVGELKDVSDLVRAIVAKRSG